A region of Lycium barbarum isolate Lr01 chromosome 1, ASM1917538v2, whole genome shotgun sequence DNA encodes the following proteins:
- the LOC132639210 gene encoding RHOMBOID-like protein 3 isoform X2 — MGALEWNKVVHHHQGWRLITCIWLHSGVIHLLARSMSFIFVGKHVEQQYGFVRTGIIYLLSGVGGSILASLFIRGSISVGASGALFGFLGAKLSELITNWTSHTDKVGALFTMFLIVVINVAIGILPHVGNFAHIGGFMTGFLLGFVLLPPPQLESLNLPVAVHVYSKYKADQNLLRLLALILLVTGFTVGLVMVFRGVNAYDHCHWCHYLKCVPTSMWKCDGT, encoded by the exons ATGGGTGCTCTTGAGTGGAATAAAGTGGTCCATCATCATCAAGGATGGAGGCTTATCACTTGTATATGGTTGCATTCTGGTGTTATTCATCTACTTGCACGTTCAATGAGTTTTATTTTTGTTGGCAAACACGTTGAGCAACAGTATGGCTTTG TTCGTACTGGAATCATATACCTATTGTCAGGAGTTGGCGGGAGCATACTTGCCTCCTTATTTATTCGGGGGAGCATCTCCGTCGGTGCATCTGGGGCTCTTTTTGGCTTTCTTGGAGCTAAGCTTTCAGAGCTTATTACAAATTGGACAAGTCACACCGACAAG GTTGGTGCACTGTTCACTATGTTCCTGATAGTTGTCATCAACGTAGCAATTGGAATCCTGCCTCACGTTGGTAATTTTGCTCATATCGGTGGATTCATGACTGGATTTCTCCTTGGGTTTGTTCTGCTCCCGCCTCCTCAGCTAGAAAGTTTGAATCTTCCAGTTGCTGTTCATGTCTACTCCAAATACAAGGCTGATCAAAATTTGCTTAGACTGCTTGCTCTGATTCTTCTGGTTACAGG GTTTACAGTAGGATTGGTAATGGTATTTCGAGGAGTGAATGCATATGATCACTGTCATTGGTGTCACTACCTTAAGTGTGTTCCCACCTCTATGTGGAAGTGTGATGGAACTTAG
- the LOC132639210 gene encoding RHOMBOID-like protein 3 isoform X1, with protein MGALEWNKVVHHHQGWRLITCIWLHSGVIHLLARSMSFIFVGKHVEQQYGFVRTGIIYLLSGVGGSILASLFIRGSISVGASGALFGFLGAKLSELITNWTSHTDKVGALFTMFLIVVINVAIGILPHVGNFAHIGGFMTGFLLGFVLLPPPQLESLNLPVAVHVYSKYKADQNLLRLLALILLVTGRSRVRVVEIASCRNARFTVGLVMVFRGVNAYDHCHWCHYLKCVPTSMWKCDGT; from the exons ATGGGTGCTCTTGAGTGGAATAAAGTGGTCCATCATCATCAAGGATGGAGGCTTATCACTTGTATATGGTTGCATTCTGGTGTTATTCATCTACTTGCACGTTCAATGAGTTTTATTTTTGTTGGCAAACACGTTGAGCAACAGTATGGCTTTG TTCGTACTGGAATCATATACCTATTGTCAGGAGTTGGCGGGAGCATACTTGCCTCCTTATTTATTCGGGGGAGCATCTCCGTCGGTGCATCTGGGGCTCTTTTTGGCTTTCTTGGAGCTAAGCTTTCAGAGCTTATTACAAATTGGACAAGTCACACCGACAAG GTTGGTGCACTGTTCACTATGTTCCTGATAGTTGTCATCAACGTAGCAATTGGAATCCTGCCTCACGTTGGTAATTTTGCTCATATCGGTGGATTCATGACTGGATTTCTCCTTGGGTTTGTTCTGCTCCCGCCTCCTCAGCTAGAAAGTTTGAATCTTCCAGTTGCTGTTCATGTCTACTCCAAATACAAGGCTGATCAAAATTTGCTTAGACTGCTTGCTCTGATTCTTCTGGTTACAGG gaggtcacgggttcgagtcgtggaaatagcctcttgcagaaatgcaag GTTTACAGTAGGATTGGTAATGGTATTTCGAGGAGTGAATGCATATGATCACTGTCATTGGTGTCACTACCTTAAGTGTGTTCCCACCTCTATGTGGAAGTGTGATGGAACTTAG
- the LOC132639225 gene encoding stamen-specific protein FIL1: MAALKSVLSLVLLAILITVVLQSQVIESQGTTCSASLGNLSVCAPFVLPGTSNPSPSTDCCAALQSLDHDCICNTLRVAARLPSQCNLSPISCAAN; the protein is encoded by the exons ATGGCTGCCCTGAAATCTGTTCTTTCCCTAGTGCTCTTGGCTATCCTTATAACTGTTGTGCTGCAAAGCCAAGTCATTGAGTCTCAGGGGACAACATGCTCAGCATCACTTGGGAACCTGAGCGTGTGCGCGCCATTTGTATTGCCAGGAACGTCGAATCCAAGCCCTAGCACAGACTGTTGTGCTGCCCTACAATCGCTTGATCATGATTGCATTTGCAACACTCTTCGTGTCGCTGCTCGCCTTCCATCTCAGTGCAACCTTTCTCCCATCTCTTGTGCTG CAAACTGA